In Lasioglossum baleicum unplaced genomic scaffold, iyLasBale1 scaffold2370, whole genome shotgun sequence, the following proteins share a genomic window:
- the LOC143221404 gene encoding carnosine N-methyltransferase-like — translation METMSNPYPKKMHDTYEDEEERKHFQRIVSAFRYYKNHSLLRVKKTESYLLSLPPHHQKLLSKYREHLQEVKRCIENNDEIIKLIIKDVAHIFENVSPATAQTDSTLNPRPVMADQEKVQATIKQLVRDWSVEGTEERMACYQPIIDEIMNQFPLDYCTPSDVQILVPGAGLGRLAYEIARRGYTCQGNEFSLFMLFASHFVLNKCRGVNSYQVHPWVHQYMNNLKPEHQTQAVFFPDVNPSDLPENAQFSMAAGDFLEVYTEDNHWDCVATCFFIDCANNVVQFIETIYKILKPGGIWINLGPLLYHFSDMPMEESIEPSYDVVRDVIQGFGFQLEKEETRVKTRYAQNVNSMLQCEYNSVYFVCRKPKRHIDNNMSHRNGTESNGMQEQEN, via the exons ATGGAAACAATGTCGAATCCTTATCCAAAAAAAATGCACGACACTTATGAAGACGAAGAAGAGAGAAAACACTTCCAACGTATTGTTTCTGCCTTTAGATATTACAA AAATCATTCACTACTAAGGGTTAAAAAAACAGAATCCTACTTACTATCACTACCACCTCATCATCAGAAACTTTTATCAAAGTATAGAGAACATTTACAAGAAGTTAAAAGATGTATTGAGAATAATGATGAGATAATAAAACTTATTATAAAGGATGTAGcacatatttttgaaaatgtgaGCCCAGCTACGGCACAGACTGACAGT ACGTTAAATCCTCGTCCAGTAATGGCTGATCAAGAAAAGGTCCAAGCTACAATTAAGCAACTGGTTCGTGATTGGAGTGTGGAAGGTACCGAAGAACGCATGGCATGTTATCAGCCTattatagatgaaattatgaatCAATTTCCCTTAGACTATTG TACACCATCAGATGTGCAAATTCTAGTACCTGGAGCAGGTTTGGGGAGACTAGCATATGAAATTGCAAGACGTGGATATACTTGTCAAGGAAATGAATTTTCCCTCTTCATGCTCTTTGCTTCTCACTTTGTATTAAATAA GTGTAGAGGTGTAAATTCATATCAAGTACATCCATGGGTACATCAGTATATGAATAATTTAAAACCAGAGCATCAAACTCAAGCTGTATTTTTCCCAGATGTAAATCCCAGTGATCTTCCAGAAAATGCGCAGTTCTCAATGGCCGCTGGAGATTTTCTAGAG GTGTATACAGAAGACAATCACTGGGATTGTGTTGCCACATGTTTTTTTATAGACTGCGCAAATAATGTTGTACAGTTTATTGAGACtatctataaaattttaaaaccaGGAGGTATATGGATAAATCTTGGACCACTATTATATCATTTTAGTGATATGCCAATGGAAGAGTCAATAGAACCAAGTTATGATGTTGTTCGTGATGTAATTCAAGGTTTTGGATTTCAATTAGAG aaggaAGAAACACGTGTGAAAACGCGATATGCACAGAACGTTAACAGTATGTTGCAGTGTGAATATAATAGCGTATATTTTGTTTGTCGAAAACCTAAAAGACATATAGATAATAATATGAGTCATAGAAATGGCACTGAAAGTAATGGTATGCAAGAACAAGAAAACTAA
- the LOC143221403 gene encoding putative chitinase 2 — MKTCNFLSLLTFLLLSCNGTLALSRSKSKKIVTCYVGSWAIYRPSNGKFEVSNIDPNLCTHIVYSFAGLNSTSWTIRSLDPDLDIHDGNGNYKKVTNLRQKNSELNVLLAIGGWNEGSKNYSELASSPERRNIFINSVVDFLKKYDFDGLDLDWEFPGSWDGLKEDKENFVSLVKELKEAFKGSNYLLTAALSADIEIINKGYDIPKISKYLDYMNIMTYDYHGSWDKKVLPNAPLKSENSQNVMATLNYLLNKGAPANKLVLGLPMYGRTFILINKLNSPQESPINQPTESDGFKGPYTRTTGFIGYNEICEELMNKTQRWVTGWDDNSNTPYMTNEKHVIVFDNVQSFEKKIEYAMSLNLSGVMLWSIDTDDFNGKCASLNNSVDPTKNTYPLLRFVNTSLSKFNNYDEEDDNNDNKNNNNNDNNNSSFTTRFSPSFLLILVFFVHYI, encoded by the exons ATGAAGACGTGTAATTTTCTATCTTTGCTTACATTTTTACTCCTCAGTTGCAATGGAACATTAG CTTTATCAAGGTCTAAATCTAAGAAGATTGTAACTTGTTATGTCGGTTCCTGGGCCATTTACAGACCGAGTAATGGAAAATTTGAAGTCTCGAATATCGATCCAAATCTTTGTACTCACATTGTATATTCGTTTGCTGGATTAAATAGCACATCGTGGACCATTAGAAGCCTTGATCCTGATTTAGATATTCACGATG GTAACGGCAATTACAAAAAAGTAACAAATCTTCGACAGAAGAATTCTGAATTGAACGTTCTTCTTGCAATTGGAGGATGGAATGAAGGCAGTAAAAATTACTCCGAGCTTGCCTCGTCTCCTGAACGAAGGAATATATTCATTAACAGTGTCGTGGATTTCCTTAA aaaatatgaTTTCGATGGATTAGATCTTGATTGGGAATTTCCTGGATCATGGGATGGTTTAAAAGAGGATAAAGAAAACTTCGTTTCTCTCGTAAAG gAATTAAAAGAAGCATTCAAAGGATCGAACTATTTATTAACAGCAGCTTTAAGTGCTGATATAGAAATCATCAATAAAGGTTACGAtattccgaaaatttcaaaatatctTGATTATATGAATATAATGACATATGATTATCATGGTTCATGGGATAAAAAAGTACTTCCGAATGCTCCACTAAAAAGTGAAAATAGTCAGAATGTG ATGGCCacacttaattatttattaaataaaggTGCACCAGCAAATAAATTAGTGTTAGGTTTGCCTATGTATGGAAGGACTTTTATcttgataaataaattaaattcaccTCAAGAAAGTCCTATTAATCAACCGACTGAATCAGATGGATTTAAGGGGCCTTATACTCGTACAACTGGCTTTATAGGATATAACGAA ATTTGTGAAGAACTAATGAATAAAACGCAACGCTGGGTGACTGGATGGGATGATAACAGTAACACACCTTATATGACTAATGAGAAACATGTGATAGTGTTTGATAATGTACAGAGTTTCGAAAAGAAG atcGAATACGCGATGAGTTTAAATCTATCGGGTGTAATGCTTTGGAGCATCGATACTGACGACTTCAATGGAAAATGCGCATCTTTAAATAATTCTGTAGATCCAACGAAAAACACATATCCTTTATTGAGATTTGTCAACACGAGTTTatctaaattcaataattatgatgagGAAGATGATAACAACGATAATAAGAACAATAACAACAACGACAATAACAACTCATCCTTCACCACAAGATTTTCCCCTAGTTTTCTTTTAATATTAGTATTTTTTGtacattatatttaa
- the LOC143221408 gene encoding LOW QUALITY PROTEIN: proteasome subunit beta type-4-like (The sequence of the model RefSeq protein was modified relative to this genomic sequence to represent the inferred CDS: inserted 2 bases in 2 codons), whose amino-acid sequence MALFNKVDCHTPVPLWQNXPTPGAFYHFPGGSTHSDVGGFQRSQAPMTTGTSVIGIQFKDGVLIAADILGSYGSLARFRNLERVMKVNDNIILGAGGDYADFQFLRSNIERKILEEECLDDGLSLKPKALHCWXTRVMYNRRSHFDPLWNNFIIGGLEGDKIFLGTVDKLGTAYSDPVIATGYGAYMATPILRKAYEENKEMSKEEAIQLLYKVMQVLFYRDARSFPKYQLGIITKDEGVEIQGPLTLDSYWEPAIM is encoded by the exons ATGGCGCTGTTTAATAAAGTTGATTGCCATACTCCTGTACCATTGTGGCAAA GTCCAACACCTGGTGCATTTTATCATTTTCCAGGAGGTTCTACACATTCCGATGTTGGAGGATTCCAAAGATCACA GGCTCCAATGACAACTGGTACATCTGTGATTGGAATTCAATTTAAAGATGGTGTTCTCATAGCAGCAGATATTCTTGGTTCCTACGGATCATTGGCTAGATTCAGAAATCTTGAACGCGTGATGAAGGTCAATGACAATATTATCCTTGGTGCTGGAGGAGATTATGCTgattttcagtttttgagaagcAACATTGagagaaaaat TCTTGAAGAAGAATGTCTCGATGATGGTTTATCCTTGAAACCAAAAGCTCTTCACTGTT TAACTAGAGTAATGTATAATAGAAGATCTCACTTTGATCCATTAtggaataattttattattggtgGTTTGGAAGGAGATAAAAT ATTTTTGGGTACCGTGGATAAACTTGGCACAGCTTATAGTGATCCAGTAATTGCAACTGGATATGGTGCATATATGGCAACGCCTATTTTAAGGAAAGCTtatgaagaaaataaagaaatgagtaAAGAAGAAGCAATTCAACTTTTATATAAAGTTATGCAAGTTCTTTTCTATAGAGATGCTCGATCTTTTCCGAAA tatCAACTTGGAATAATTACAAAAGATGAAGGTGTTGAAATTCAAGGGCCATTAACTTTAGATAGTTATTGGGAACCTGCTATTATGtaa
- the LOC143221411 gene encoding LOW QUALITY PROTEIN: methionine aminopeptidase 1D, mitochondrial-like (The sequence of the model RefSeq protein was modified relative to this genomic sequence to represent the inferred CDS: inserted 1 base in 1 codon) → MFLRSFFKRKSKITPRKLINNSFGKYEVIEPWEISEIKEVPSYIPKPSYSHSLVPRDGPKEPEIKDKNQIQSMRDSCNFAKQILTHIKQYIKPGITTDELDTIIHEMIISNGGYPSPLNYKGFPKSICTSINNVACHXIPDKRPLAKGDILNIDVTVYLHGYHGDCSKMFKVKECDDEAKQLISITELCLKNAIDICKPNENFSSIGNIIEETANKNGYSVIPVFAGHGIGTYFHGPPDIYHFANNLDGKMLPGMTFTIEPVLSQGGEEIKILEDGWTAVTIDNARTAQCEHTILITDIGCDVLTR, encoded by the exons ATGTTTCTTAGAAGCTTTTTTAAAAGGAAATCTAAA ATAACACCACGAAAACTTATAAATAATTCTTTTGGAAAATATGAGGTTATTGAACCATGggaaatttctgaaattaaagaagTACCATCATATATTCCTAAACCTTCTTACAGTCATTCTTTAGTACCTCGTGATGGACCAAAGGAACCCGAAATTAAAGATAAAAATCAAATACAAAGTATGAGAGACAGTTGTAATTTTGCTAAACAAATATTGACTCATATTAAACAATATATAAAG CCTGGTATAACTACAGATGAATTAGATACAATAATTCATGAAATGATTATAAGTAATGGCGGTTATCCTAGCCCACTTAATTATAAAGGATTTCCAAAATCAATATGTACTAGTATCAATAATGTTGCATGTC GAATTCCAGATAAAAGGCCATTAGCAAAAGGCGACATATTAAACATTGATGTAACA gTGTATTTACATGGTTACCATGGAGATTGTTCAAAAATGTTTAAAGTAAAAGAATGTGATGATGAAGCTAAACAATTAATAAGTATAACAGAATTGTGCTTGAAAAATGCTATTGACATTTGTAAACCAAATGAAAATTTCTCCAGTATAg ggAATATTATCGAGGAAACAGCAAATAAGAATGGATATTCTGTAATACCAGTTTTTGCAGGACATGGTATAGGTACTTACTTTCATGGACCACCAGATATTTATCATTTtg CAAATAACTTGGATGGAAAAATGTTGCCTGGAATGACTTTTACTATTGAACCAGTTTTAAGTCAGGGTGgtgaagaaattaaaattttagagGATGGATGGACAGCTGTTACAATAGACAATGCAAGAACTGCTCAATGTGAACATACTATTTTAATTACTGATATTGGTTGTGATGTATTGACTCGTTAA